The Chloroflexota bacterium genome includes a window with the following:
- a CDS encoding ribokinase produces MSSAHLLAALDRFAPCRVLVVGDLALDEYLIGRATRLSREAPIPVLELDHEFTVPGGAGNPAQNLAALGALAVPVGVVGADANADRLTARFRTLGVDTGGLVADPSRPTTTKTRILAEGAMPTVPLQVARLDRIRRDLLDAPVERELIERIEACAEGADALLVSDYRSGLVTPAVIAACVQIAQAHKLLLTVDSQGDLMRFSGFDLVRANRQETEQTLGRALVSADDFRAACEGLLRQLAARVVVITRAGEGLSIGTRDGRYAHVPAVNVSEVYDVTGAGDTVIAVLTLALACGVDPLDAAQIATYAAGIVVKHIGVAVVTVADLKAALAG; encoded by the coding sequence CGTGCCGCGTGCTCGTCGTCGGCGATCTCGCGCTCGACGAGTACCTGATCGGCCGCGCCACGCGCCTCTCGCGCGAAGCGCCGATCCCGGTGCTCGAGCTCGACCATGAGTTCACGGTGCCGGGCGGTGCGGGCAACCCGGCGCAGAATCTCGCCGCGCTCGGCGCGCTGGCCGTGCCGGTCGGCGTCGTCGGCGCGGACGCCAACGCCGACCGGTTGACGGCGCGCTTCCGCACGCTCGGTGTCGATACCGGCGGCCTGGTGGCCGACCCGTCGCGCCCGACGACGACCAAGACGCGCATCCTCGCCGAGGGCGCCATGCCGACCGTGCCGCTGCAGGTGGCGCGGCTCGACCGCATCCGGCGCGACCTGCTCGACGCGCCGGTGGAGCGCGAGTTGATCGAGCGGATCGAAGCGTGCGCCGAGGGCGCGGATGCCCTGCTCGTCTCGGACTACCGCAGCGGGCTGGTGACGCCGGCGGTGATCGCCGCGTGCGTGCAGATTGCGCAAGCGCACAAGCTCCTGCTCACGGTCGACTCGCAGGGCGACCTGATGCGCTTCTCCGGCTTTGACCTGGTGCGCGCCAACCGGCAGGAGACCGAGCAGACGCTGGGCCGCGCGCTGGTCAGCGCGGATGACTTCCGCGCCGCCTGCGAGGGCCTGCTGCGGCAGCTTGCGGCGCGCGTCGTCGTCATCACCCGCGCCGGCGAGGGGCTGTCGATCGGCACGCGCGATGGCCGCTACGCGCATGTGCCCGCCGTCAACGTTAGCGAGGTGTACGACGTGACCGGCGCGGGCGACACGGTCATCGCCGTGCTCACGCTGGCGCTCGCCTGCGGCGTGGACCCGCTCGACGCGGCACAGATCGCCACCTACGCGGCGGGCATCGTCGTCAAGCACATCGGCGTTGCCGTCGTCACCGTCGCCGACCTGAAGGCCGCGCTTGCGGGATGA
- a CDS encoding YciI family protein, translated as MKYVLLICGDEAAGTKMTQEEGAKMMAAYGAYTKELVASGAMQGGEALMPSTTATTVRVRGGKISTTDGPFAETKERLGGYYVVDVKDLDEAIKWAAKIPGAAFGSIEVRPVMDTTGM; from the coding sequence ATGAAATACGTGTTGTTGATCTGCGGCGACGAAGCCGCCGGCACAAAAATGACGCAGGAAGAAGGCGCCAAGATGATGGCCGCCTACGGCGCCTACACCAAAGAGCTCGTCGCCAGCGGCGCGATGCAGGGCGGCGAGGCGCTGATGCCGTCCACGACCGCCACGACAGTGCGCGTGCGTGGCGGCAAAATCTCGACCACCGACGGGCCGTTCGCCGAGACGAAGGAGCGGCTGGGCGGATACTACGTCGTGGACGTCAAAGACCTCGACGAGGCGATCAAGTGGGCGGCCAAGATCCCCGGCGCCGCCTTCGGCTCCATCGAGGTGCGCCCGGTGATGGACACGACGGGCATGTAG